Part of the Pyricularia oryzae 70-15 chromosome 3, whole genome shotgun sequence genome, TATACCCGACCATTGTATTTTCTTTCTGACTTTCCCCTGAAAAGATTAAGCTGACTCTCCACTGAAAGGGCGAAAAGACAACATCCCCATCAAGGCGCAGGCACTTGCCATGACTGGATCGTTTCAACGGCTTCAACATCATGTCGAACCCCTTGTTCATTATGATATCCAGCCACAGAAGAAATGGTAGATGGGATTGCAAGGGTACAGAAGTTCAAACGCCCACTAAAATCAATGCCGTAATCATCGTGAAATTCGCGACTTAACCCAGACTTGTTGAAGCCTAGGgagtaaaagaaaaagtgTAAAGCACCAGGGTAATCAGGCCACGCCGGTTTTGAAGTCCTTCTGGTCATGACCTATGCCCGGATCTCATCTTCTTGCATATCGTCGTGCCTCCGTTACCATGACGTACTTCTTAACGGTCCTCAGCCCACTCGTTCTCACGACGGATCTGTTCTTCCTCCTCGGGTGTAAAGTCGTTGGTGATGTTGAAAGTCTTGCGAATCTCCTCTGGGGACTTGCCCTTGATCATATTTGCAACCGTTTTGCAACCAACGTCAAGTAGCGGCTTAATATCAAGGTAGTTGCTCGCCTGGAAGGAGTTAGTAATCATATCCCCGTGTATGGAAGAGATGCTTAAAAGCATACCAAAATGATCTCAAACAGCATCTCCTGGTCGACCTGCATGAACTTCTGATCCCACTCATCGATATCGGTAGTCTTCTTGCGGCTTTCGCTGTCCTCATCGCTGGTCTGAACAGGGTCGTTCCGGTGGTGCTCACACCACTCAAGAACCTTCCTCAGAACGGCCTCGCTGACGTTCGGAATCGGAATCGGTGTGGAAGCGACCATCTCCTCGCCCAAATCGCCGATCAGGTCCTTGATCAAACGCGAACGGCATGCGACGGCGCGATCTAATCAGGTATCTGAGGTCAGCAAAGCACCACGGAATGGCAGGATACAATGCAAGAAGGAATGTTGAAAATGGCGACATACCAACCTCGATGGACTGGCCATCGTTGCTCTGAAGGTTTACTTTCTGCAGCTGACCCTCTGACATTTTGCAGATTATTTTCGAATGATGCGGTGGTGGTTTTGGTCGTCGAGGCTTTTGTCGCAAGATTCCAAACGTTAGTGGTGCGATATGCGATTTGAAAAGTGGCGTAGTTGGTGGTGAATGGACAAAGATGCGTTTGGCTGTAAATGGGGTGGATGGGAATGAATGGCTGGCAATGGGAACCAAGTAGCGGGTAAAGTGAGGCACAGCGACCTTTTAGCTTACTCACTTGTGCGGGCTGGGGTCGGTAGGCAGAGATGACCGGTTTAGGCAGAGAGGCCCGCAAGTGAAGAGTTGATCACTTGGGATGGATGTGTTGGGCAGGTAGAGTTTTACTTGATGGTCAAGATCTCGGCGGTTGCTACCTGTGTGAAGCGAGATTCATTTAGTGATTCGGTTTCGTCTGTCGCGAGCAAAGGTCAAAGACGTCTGCATGCAGCGTGCGTGTTGGTTGGTTGTACGTACCTTCGCGGCTCACACGCGGGGCAAATGGGGTAGGACAGGCAGTCACTGTGGAGCTCACCTTAGGCTCACAAATGACTTTGAGGTGTGGAGGCACTCAGGCGATGGTTTTGGTCTAGTCCGTGCGAGCGCCAGGCTGCTGTTGCCTGCCTGTTTGCGTCTCCTACAACAGGACAGGCAGGGTTAGGAGTTACCTCCTGAGTTCTGAGTTCCGACCTTTGGCTCTATTCTAGATCTAAGGTTTGCGCCCGCATAAATGTAATGTCAGGTATGCAATAAAAATAGGAGATAACATTTTCTCAACGCAGTATTAAACAGACCACCGCCAAGACGACGGGAAAGTGGGGTTCAAATTAATTAGTCGTTGCGACTGATGACTTTGGTCTTTGCATTACTGAGTTTTCAACAACAAACAAGCTCAATTTTGCGAATATTAGCAAATCCAAGCATCGAGTGAACTTGGTTGCAACTTATATCTGTTGGGTGCTCCGCGTCCCTCTTACAAAACAGAACTCTTCGTAACAATTGGCCCCTTTGGTGGCCAAGTATGATGAACGGACGGGGCTTGTGATATATCCAGCTTATTTATGGCATAGTCGAGTTGAAGTAGGATTCTGCCCTGTTCACAGAGGCAAGATATCCCTACCTAGTTAGTTGACTGACTGCTTTGGGGCAATGTTCACTATTGCAGGCTATTGGATAGGATAAggattgaaaaaaaaaatctagtCATTATCATAACACCCCGCGCCATGATACAACTCGCCAACCTCTAGACTGCCTAGGGagggaggtaggtacctacactTCAAAGACAATTCGTTTGCTATGTCGGCTGATTCGTGGGGAAATGATTCGGAGCAACCGGAAATCATGGTCTAAGTAAGGTAGTACCGGCTGGAATAaggttaggtacctacgctAAGTTTTTGTATGCGAGTTTGGTGAGGTAGTGGTACTTGACAGAAAAGCCAAGGGTCACTGTGTCAGTTCTCAATCACGTTGGGGAGTGCGTTGGCCGACAACGCAAACGCCTTAGTAGCACACATACTTGCGGGGCAGCAACAAATGATGGAATGCATCATGAAGCTTCCACTGTttacggttgccagggatttTTACACAATGTATTTCAGGTGATTAATGGAGGCCAAAGCGAGAAACGTTCGTTAGCAGGTTAACTAGAACGAGTTCTCATGGAGGGCACTTAGTATGAACGATGATGGTGTCCATTACAAGTTCACGTAGACCCCAAATGCAAGCGATAAAGCCAGCCTGACACCTTTAGGGGTGACAGCTGGGAAAAAAGCTTCAAGTGGTTGCATGATGATCTCCCCGTGTGGGCACACCTCTTACCCCTGCTTATTCTTGGCAATCTAACTTGCTGGTACTTGTAGCGTGGGCCATCCCCTGCCGTCATCGTCACATCCCAGTACCACTCATAGCTGCCTCCCCTGCCAGGTGCAAGGAAGGGTAAACCGCTTTCGTCTGATTTGTATCGCCATGTGGCCTGGTACACAAGCAAGTCCCGAAATTTCCATTTTCCCAAACTGCCCACCCATTTCGCGCGCAGCGCGCCCATCATACTTTCCGCTTCCCGTCCTCCCTTCTTATTAATCTACACTCCTTCGTAATCGTTCTCTTCTATTCTATAATTCAAGCACTTACAACCTCCCCGCCTTTGTATTATCGATACTTCCTGCTGCATTAGCTCCCCTCCTTCGATATCCTCCACCACCGCGACGACTTGCTTCCCGAGCTTTCCACCCCTTCACAGATGCGCTTCACGAAGCGCGATACACCTTCAGCCAGGCCAACATGTGGCGGCGCACATATCTTTTCCTAGTCCTTGTGCGACTCTACTTTGCTTTGTCGCCTAGCTATCTGCACCCTGACGAAAATTTCCAAGGCCCCGAGGTCATCGCCGGCAAGTCGCATTCCTGTCCAGATCCGGAAACCCTCTGCGGCAACTGGCGCTTGAGATGAAATGAATTCACTAGAGAAAAACGCCACTGCATGGAAGATGGCCGCTTCAGGTTCCTGTTACATCAGCTGACATCTTTCTCTTTCCCCCACTACAGGTCAGATTTTCAGCTACCCAGTTCGGCACACATGGGAATTCACGAGCGAGAGACCGATCCGAAGCGTATTTCCGCTATGGCCGGTATACGGTCTCCCGATGCTATTGCTAAGGTGGTTGTGGATCGGAAATGGACATGACGGAGAGATTCCCCCGATCGCTGTCTTCTGGGCGCTCCGAGTTTTGATGTTTGTTCTTAGCTTTGTGCTTGAGGACTGGGCTATTCACGAGCTCATTCCTTCACCAAGGCAAAGGAGAACGGCTGTCATGCTCGTTGCATCGTCCTACGTCACTTGGACGTACCAGACACATACATTTTCCAACGCGATCGAGACCTTGGCTGTCGCGTGGAGCCTGGTACTCATCGAGCGCATCGTCGCAAGTCCACCGGTAAGCTCAACTACATCAGATGACAGCCTGTAGGGCGATATATTTCGCAAAGGGGATGCGCGCTAACTTTTGACCGTAGCAACGCGACTCACTCATGGCCTCTGTGGTGCTTGGTATCATCTGCGTGTTTGGTGTGTTCAACAGAATCACCTTTCCTGCGTTCTTATTGGTACCTGGGATTCGCCTTGTACCGTATTTCCAACAAAGGTGAGCCATATTCCTCGTTACCACGCTCAGGAGCTACTGGTTCTAACTCAAGGCACACATAGGCCCTTATCATTTGTGGTACTTGTTCTGTCGGGACTTGTGACTGCATTGGTGGCAGTAGTCGTCGACACTGCATTCTACACCCGAACGGTTTCGTGGACAGACATTGTCTCCAATCCTGTCATCACACCCCTCAACAACCTCTTATATAACATTTCGACCGAGAACCTGGCGCAGCATGGACTTCATCCATGGTATCAACATATGCTGGCCAATCTACCTCTCCTTATTGGCCCTGGAGCTCTTTTGCTGGTGCTCAATGCTAGGTCTACACAACGACTTTACTCAGCTCTCTCTGGAATATTTGTGCTCTCTATATTTCAACACCAAGAAGCAAGGTTTCTCTTACCCACGGTGCCGCTGATACTGTCCTCAGTGCGCCTACCAAAGAACCCAACCATGCGACAGTTGTGGGTGACTTCATGGATAATATTCAACGTCGCACTAGGTGTCCTAATGGGTGTCTACCATCAGGGTGGGATTATCCCAGGACAAGTCTTCTTGAGCAAGCAGCCAGATGTCACGCAAGCTATATGGTGGAAAACATATACGCCACCAATTTGGCTGTTGAACGGAAAAAACGAAGTACTTGAGACCAGGGACGTCATGGGAATGAAGGGCGAGGATGTGTACGCCCAACTGGAGCAGCTTGCAACATGCGACACGCCAGCAGACAGGAGAAGTTTAGAGTACCTGAAGGAGAAAAACGGCACTTATCTGATTGCGCCACTTTCTACCACATGGCTGGACCAGTATTTGCCCAACAAGGGACTCGAAGGGTTGAGGTTTCGGGAGGTGTGGCGTCATAGACAACACTTCAACCTAGATGATTTGGATTGGGCAGAGGACGGAGTGTGGGGGACGCTTAGTCGCTTAATTGGGAGACGAGGATTGGCAGCTTGGAGGATAACCAAGAGTTGCCCAGGCCAAAAGGGGGCGTGAAAAGTTGACAGCTTAATATTTGCGAATTATATTTCACTTTTTTTCTCGAACAATAATCAGTATAGTGCTATCGCACGAAGTATATATGGCCTATGGTCTTGGTTCCTTCGGGCCCAGCCAGTCCTTTGATACTTGGTAATGAGTGGTCCAttcaggtaggtacctagtacTTACTGTAACTAACCAAAAAATTTTCCAACGCGTCGCGATCGGCCAAGGAAAGTGCCTGCAGCACGCCGAGCTCCGAATCCTGGCCCAAGCTTCCGGCAACCCCACCCTGAGCTTAAGTGCCTACAGTGGTCCTAAATGTACGTACGATTGGCGTCCGCCGGGCCAGGCACTTGGCGGCAGAGATTTGGGCTGCATCAATGGACTATCTAGAATAGACGGCGACATCGCTAGATTTCCAACACCAAACACCACACGATTGATCTACGTACATATTCTGTCCCTACCGACCTACCAACCAACATTCTCTTTCGTCCATAACCAAATAACAATCAAAATGGGTCGTCTCAATCTCGAAGTGTTCAAGGTATGTCGGTAAAGATTCACCAATGCAGCGCAACGGGTCGCGTTTATCAGATTGAGACTCACCACGCGATCCCCTACAGTTCGGCATGTACGTCATGTTCCCCATCGGAGTTATGTTCTACTTCGGCACGAACCTCGACAACCGCTTCACGGTCAACGACTTTTGGCCCAAGCCCGAGCAGACGAACAAGGTGCCGACCGACAGGGACGAGATCCGCGCCGAGCTGGAGAGGCTTCGCACCCAACGTCTGCTCAACAGGGACAGGAGGCTAGCagccgaggccgccgaggctAGGCTGAGACCCCAGGCTCCAGAAGAGTCACGGACGGAATGATGAACTGGGCGGGCGGGCTGTTGAAGTATGATTATGGGAGTCAATTGGGTATTTTCGGCGTTAAATGGGATGTCATCTCTGCTCGTGTAGGCCAACACTGTTTTGGCCAGGACGACTAAAGCAGGCGTTGTGATATTTATTTCCTTTTATGTTTTGGGGACATCCGCTGTGATATTGATCTCCACTCCGGGTAACATGGAACCCTGATCTAGGTTCTATTATACAAAAGTGTAACATGATGTACAGATAGCGTGCGTTGTAAAATACAGTTCCTCAGGTGTCCAGATTCCTGTCCACATCTGCCCAATCTTCCTCTGCCTGTTTGCCTGGGTAAGCGTTCAAATAGATAGCTTGAATCTCTGGAAGCTCTCGAAGGGCAGTCAGCAGTTCGGCCAACTTCTTTGCTTCATCGACAGAGTCGATCTCAGCCATAGTGTCCTCATTGGGTGTCCATAGGATGTCGGTGCTAAGCGTCTCGAGGCCAAATTTGCCACCAACCTCCTTGGCTAGCAAAGACACATTTGCAGTCGGCGTCCAGACGACCACATTCCCATCCTCGTTGAGTTCGAGGTCCTCCGCACCAGCCTCAATGGCGTCGTCCATGATTTGATCTATCAGCGTGTCGGCGGCCAAGTCTGGCTTGGGAGCAAAGACAACACGGCCGGTCCTACCAAACAAGAACTTGGTCGGCGTGACAGTGACCTTGCGGGCCTTCAGGATTTTGTGAATATCCTGCTGAGAGCGGGCCTTGCTGTCCGTCTCAACCTCCATCAAGATGGCAACTGAAGGGGGAATCATGGCTTCAACGGTGATGCTCTCGAGCGCGCCGCCCGATGCGGAACGCCCTAGGGCTCGTGCGAGGGCACTGTCTATGTTTTCCTTGGGCAGGCcggccttcttggcggcAGCTACGGCACTTGCAAGTTGAGGGCTATCTTGGCCAAaagctttatttttttcacgCGATCGCTATAAGATACCGTTCGTCTCCATTTGCCGGGCTACAAATATGGGGAGGGAGCCCGTCGTTTGGGGGGACGGGATTAGCCCGACGGACCAAGGGGGGTGAAAACATACTTCTGCATAGTGAGGTCAAACCTTTGCCCAGCTGAGACCTTATAACCGTCTTCTTAGCGTCTGCAGCGCCTTTCTCGTGCCTGATTTTGGACCATTTGTTATGGCCTGCATACAGCGTCGTGCTGCATGCGATGGTGCGGCACTGAGAACATGTTGGACTCCTGCGGCCAGCGCGCAGGATCTGCCTCGCTATCTGGGGTTTGGCACAGTTCATCGAATAAGAATGAATGTGTCACTTATTAATACATTAATGAGTTGTTCGAGGGTCGAAGGTTGGTAGGCAACAAACCGTCACCAAGACAATACAAATCCCGGCAAAAACCGAGTTAGCCTTCAATCAATTAATTAATTGTATGACAGCCAGCTCAGGAGCAAGCACTGTCAAAGTCAAACAGTGTCAAGCTTGACAGGGGTGCTCGCCGAAAGGTGGGGTCCGATGATGGCCTGCGGCTAAGGTGATTGGCTACTTACAGATCGCCTACGATGTGCTCTACCTCAGGTACCTGGAATTTCCCCCTGACCTTACTCACACCTACTCGTTGTCACCTCCAAGGGTAGGGCCGGCGACTACATACCTACCCACCTATACCAAAATCGAAATCGCCGGCATGTCCAACGCATGGGAATCAGAAAGGGAGCCACCCTCAGCTGGCGAGGCAAACGGTCACCATGATGACACATTAGCTGCAACAGCAACGCCTACGCAACCCCCACCGCGAACGAGTGCCGCTGCGGCCAACTCGCACCACCCAGAGCTCGATGCCACCAAGCTCCAATCACTGCCGGCGGACCAACAAGAACTCTTCTTGCTGTCCTTTACCTCAACCCTGACCAAGCATGTCTTGGCCCTCGAACCCGACGATTGCACGGCCCAACAGTTCTATCTCAAAAAGGAGATCTTCCAGATCATAAACCTACCGAGCCCCACCCCGTCGCGCGTCATCAGGAACAACATCGCCAAGTGCCTGGCCCACGTCCTCGGCACCGGAGACAGAAAGCTGCTTTTCGAGACCATAAACGAGCTGAGCGCTCTAATTGCCGCAACCAAGTCCAAGACCGATGGCGACTCCAAGGC contains:
- a CDS encoding E3 ubiquitin ligase complex SCF subunit scon-3; translation: MSEGQLQKVNLQSNDGQSIEVDRAVACRSRLIKDLIGDLGEEMVASTPIPIPNVSEAVLRKVLEWCEHHRNDPVQTSDEDSESRKKTTDIDEWDQKFMQVDQEMLFEIILASNYLDIKPLLDVGCKTVANMIKGKSPEEIRKTFNITNDFTPEEEEQIRRENEWAEDR
- a CDS encoding GPI mannosyltransferase 4, with product MWRRTYLFLVLVRLYFALSPSYLHPDENFQGPEVIAGQIFSYPVRHTWEFTSERPIRSVFPLWPVYGLPMLLLRWLWIGNGHDGEIPPIAVFWALRVLMFVLSFVLEDWAIHELIPSPRQRRTAVMLVASSYVTWTYQTHTFSNAIETLAVAWSLVLIERIVASPPQRDSLMASVVLGIICVFGVFNRITFPAFLLVPGIRLVPYFQQRPLSFVVLVLSGLVTALVAVVVDTAFYTRTVSWTDIVSNPVITPLNNLLYNISTENLAQHGLHPWYQHMLANLPLLIGPGALLLVLNARSTQRLYSALSGIFVLSIFQHQEARFLLPTVPLILSSVRLPKNPTMRQLWVTSWIIFNVALGVLMGVYHQGGIIPGQVFLSKQPDVTQAIWWKTYTPPIWLLNGKNEVLETRDVMGMKGEDVYAQLEQLATCDTPADRRSLEYLKEKNGTYLIAPLSTTWLDQYLPNKGLEGLRFREVWRHRQHFNLDDLDWAEDGVWGTLSRLIGRRGLAAWRITKSCPGQKGA